In the Oncorhynchus gorbuscha isolate QuinsamMale2020 ecotype Even-year linkage group LG05, OgorEven_v1.0, whole genome shotgun sequence genome, one interval contains:
- the LOC124035817 gene encoding piezo-type mechanosensitive ion channel component 1-like isoform X1, with protein MELQVVCGLLYCFLLPTFLLAACLFRYNALSLVYLLYLLLLPWFLWPNKHTLRGHTGRFIKALFCTSLLFLLAHVSFQICLYTIPDLDHALGNNCSLWETLSRHVGVSRLPLDDPWGVVRLLSPDLGVFVISLVTLVVCNRLVKKRDDIPFLSVASDSTQGTEDESETKEGEEEEEEGDEEGMSSPSDPVVSAATRAKQLAARLRATAQKVLRDLGRILAITLLALAGITLPSAFSAIYFLLFIGVCTWWACHFPISHLGFNVLCVMVGFFTAGHLVCLYLYQCPIAQGIFPPASLWARLFGLKDIIKPGNCSASYDLILNTEHDWPVYVNPGILLLLYITVATVLKISSHRGSADKGEEGAQLVKGTEAGGGEVELKPWSAQRRPSQGDTENTLQSIESTVGGVTNGSSHQDLGPGLSSAPDGQHGDHPLQLLGRVVMQQSYVCALIAMMVWSITYHSWLTFVLLLWACLIWMLRARRHFAMLCSPFILLYVLALCFLQYVWAMDLQPELPRTVGTMSLRQLGLDRAQYPCLRLGAMLLYTLTFWLLLRQSVKDNFSRKKGGSAPLQEVITGEGSGQNESVLKVVGRLVMSCYAKYWIYVCGGMFIMVSFAGKLVGYKIIYMLLFLLCLCLYQVYYSLWRRLLKVFWWLVVAYTMLVLITIYTFQFEDFPAYWKNFTGFTEEQLADIGLETFKLTELFTSILIPGFFLLACILQLHYFHKPFMRITDLDHVTPIHRKRNRHRPEVRRCDDGAVFEEDDLVTDLGDDESEDDEMMPSKWGLVVNRLVVLFRKFSDTLTQIQVLIWRVLELHILKMVAFFVVWVALGEPSVMNLVLVVLWAFAMPYSRFRHMACCLSTVWVCIIIVCKMLYQLSIVDPVDYSNNCTVPLANETNLKDAEVLNSTLYREPVDPANWFGFRKDATVLGYSKNHLLLLMLLVFEATVNRHQEHHYRQQQRSPPLIPAIFPQATRDTLDQGLLACIKYLLNYSFYKFGLEICFMMTVNVIGQRMNFLVIIHSCWLVAIMVRRRRAAIAQIWPKYCLFLSIFMIYQYILCVGIPPALCIDYPWRWNTPVIINSALIKWIYLPDFYTIPNSKNLIADFVLLMCASQQWKVFEDEKREEWMVLAGENTDDPNPMDERPFNPAPNFINCRCYLDMTKVLVFRHMFWFVLSVVFVTGATRISVFGLGYLLACFFFLLFGTKLLRKTSRTRLVMWDCLIIYNVAVIISKNMLSILACVFVVEMQRGFCWVIQLFSLVCTVKGYYDPKSVSDKACTLPVEEAGIIWDSICFFFLLLQRRVFLSCYFLHVTADLQASARQASRGFELFRASIVKNMRFHQEVEKKSLSQLKRSMERIRSKQEKCKEGRRKSDTKADPASEPQREKRSHKRGKKWQEPWLDHAKVLHSGDYYLFESDSEEEEELFSEEKKPQKQTAFQLAYRAWVTSAKATLRERQERQKEQRRLEREERRQREQDSSPASGHEGSLEFEESISHEEIDDNDELEGEGSGKADIVQRILDILMLLWIVFLAMVDGLTEWLNLITKQYVDTSTVLCNERYHLIHNVSQGSLREPMEDQLSQGSESPTMETCLGDIEGDTDHVNRTSATSGLELEELSERERHSGTTLCCSEPTLELLGVEPEPQRMSRYRHSRTASEMLTDRQFFVEELVQCREFYSSQNRLLKLQFALYNLLAANSELVCYFIIVLNNMVTASVISVVLPILIFLWAMLAVPRPTKKFWMTAIVYTEVMVVVKYLFQFGFFPWNSVYELTLNEDKPFFPPRILGLEKTDNYIRYDLLQLLALFFHRSLLQRYGLWDQECALEEKPSRPSKEANKKEGGEGVEVLVHPSPGPSLMDLEDLKPDKNQKKEPEPEPEHEPEPSTSVAPTPEPPPSLPVEGPKKKGSIMRFRKKQQLSKEALDIKAEKKEQKKKQKGKRREAASKKLIAVGEKIKHFTITAVRDVYKPCHEFISDILHAPYRAATDVYALMFLTDVVDFIIIVFGFWAFGKHSAAADIASTLSEDQVPEAFLVMLLIQFSTMIIDRALYLRKTVLGKLIFQIILVFGIHLWMFFILPAVTERMFSQNSVAQLWYFFKCIYFALSAYQIRCGYPTRILGNFLTKKFNHLNLFLFQGFRLVPFLVELRAVMDWVWTDTTLSLSNWMCVEDIYANIFIIKCSRETEKKYPQPKGQKKKKIVKYGMGGLIIFFLICIIWFPLLFISLVRSVVGVVNHPVDVTVTVKLGGYEPLFTMSVQQQSIQSFTEEDYNKLTTNFYDNARAMQFITLYSYEDIVTAKIEGSSGSVWRISPPSRQEVVKELLGSPVDMTLRLAWTFQRDLGKGGTVEHTSDKYSIDLDPGNPVRADLASLLVGNRTDPVRVPHMFPNYIRAPNGAEAKPVDQLYEGDEEGYQDVTLSLMRDRSLNSTRGAQEWWDISIADCPPSTGACGVLPMVIFNDKVSPPSLGFLAGYGIMGLYVSVVLVIGKFVRGFFSEISHSIMFEELPCVNRILKLCTDIFLVRETGELELEEELYSKLIFLYRSPETMIKWTRDKLSSDNR; from the exons ACCGAGGATGAGTCAGAGACaaaggagggtgaagaggaggaagaggagggagatgaggaaggcATGTCGTCTCCCAGTGACCCCGTGGTTTCTGCAGCAACTCGTGCCAAGCAGCTGGCGGCCCGGCTCCGAGCCACAGCCCAGAAGGTCCTGAGGGACCTGGGCCGGATCCTGGCCATCACCCTGCTGGCCCTGGCTG GCATCACCTTACCCTCGGCCTTCTCTGCAATCTACTTCCTGCTTTTCATCGGCGTGTGCACGTGGTGGGCCTGCCACTTTCCCATCAGCCACCTAGGCTTCAACGTGCTGTGTGTGATGGTGGGCTTTTTCACGGCGGGCCACCTGGTGTGTCTCTACCTGTACCAGTGCCCCATTGCCCAGGGCATCTTCCCCCCTGCCAGCCTGTGGGCCAG ACTGTTTGGCCTCAAGGATATCATCAAAcctggcaactgctccgcctcctATGACCTCATCCTTAACACGGAGCATGATTGGCCGGTGTATGTCAACCCCGGGATCCTGCTTCTCCTGTACATCACCGTGGCGACGGTCCTGAAGATCAGCAGCCACCGTGGATCGGCTGACAAG GGTGAGGAGGGGGCCCAGCTAGTCAAAGGAACagaggctggaggaggagaggtggaactGAAGCCCTGGTCCGCTCAGAGACGACCCAGCCAGGGCGACACTGAG AACACGCTTCAGTCTATAGAGAGCACAGTAGGCGGCGTCACCAATGGCTCCAGTCATCAGGACTTGGGCCCAGGGCTCAGTAGCGCCCCTGATGGACAGCACGGGGACCACCCTCTGCAGCTGCTGGGGAGAGTGGTCATGCAGCAGAGCTACGTGTGTGCTCTCATCGCCATGATG GTGTGGAGCATCACCTACCACAGCTGGCTGACGTTCGTGCTGCTGCTGTGGGCGTGTCTGATCTGGATGCTGCGTGCGAGGCGCCACTTCGCCATGCTGTGCTCTCCCTTCATCCTGCTCTATGTCCTGGCCCTCTGCTTCCTGCAGTACGTCTGGGCCATGGACCTGCAGCCAGAGCTGCCCCGCACCGTGGGCACCATGAGCCTCAGGCAGCTGGGTCTGGACCGAGCCCAGTACCCCTGCCTCCGCCTGGGGGCcatg CTGCTGTACACGCTGACGTTCTGGCTGCTCCTGCGCCAGTCAGTGAAGGACAACTTCAGCAGGAAGAAGGGCGGGTCTGCCCCTCTACAGGAGGTCATCACTGGAG AGGGGAGCGGGCAGAACGAGTCGGTTCTGAAGGTTGTGGGCAGACTGGTGATGAGCTGCTATGCCAAGTACTGGATCTACGTGTGTGGAGGCATGTTCATCATGGTCAGCTTCGCAGGCAAGCTGGTGGGCTACAAGATCATCTACATGCTGCTCTTCCTGCTTTGCCTCTGTCTCTACCAG GTGTACTACTCTCTGTGGAGGAGGCTGCTCAAGGTTTTCTGGTGGCTGGTGGTGGCCTACACCATGCTGGTCCTTATCACCATCTATACCTTCCAGTTTGAGGACTTCCCTGCCTACTGGAAGAACTTCACCGGCTTCACTGAAGAGCA gCTGGCTGACATCGGCCTGGAGACCTTTAAGCTGACCGAGCTGTTCACCAGCATCCTGATCCCAGGCTTCTTCCTGCTGGCCTGCATCCTGCAGCTGCACTACTTCCACAAACCCTTTATGAGGATCACAGACCTGGACCACGTCACGCCCATACACAG gaagaggaacaggcaCAGACCAGAGGTCCGCCGCTGTGATGATGGGGCTGTGTTTGAGGAGGATGACCTGGTGACGGATCTGGGGGATGACGAATCAGAGGATGATG AGATGATGCCCAGTAAGTGGGGTTTGGTGGTGAACAGGCTGGTAGTTCTGTTCAGGAAGTTCTCTGACACGCTGACCCAGATCCAAGTGTTAATCTGGAGGGTCCTGGAGCTGCACATCCTCAAGATGGTGGCCTTTTTCGTGGTCTGGGTGGCTCTGGGTGAG ccgtCTGTGATGAACCTGGTTCTGGTGGTGCTCTGGGCGTTTGCCATGCCCTACTCCCGCTTCCGTCACATGGCTTGCTGTCTGTCCACCGTCTGGGTCTGCATCATCATCGTCTGCAAGATGCTCTACCAGCTCAGCATCGTCGACCCTGTCGACTACTCCAACAACTGCACTGTG CCCTTGGCGAATGAAACCAATCTGAAAGATGCTGAGGTCCTGAACTCCACTCTGTACAGAGAGCCTGTAGACCCAGCCAACTGGTTTGGCTTCAGGAAGGATGCCACCGTGCTGGGCTATAGCAAG AACCACCTGCTGTTGCTGATGCTGCTGGTATTTGAGGCCACAGTGAACCGCCACCAGGAACACCACTACAGGCAGCAGCAGAGGTCCCCTCCCCTCATCCCAGCCATCTTCCCCCAGGCCACCAGAGACACCCTGGACCAGGGCCTGCTGGCCTGCATCAAGTACCTACTCAACTACAGCTTCTACAAATTTGGCCTGGAG ATCTGCTTCATGATGACGGTGAATGTGATTGGCCAGCGGATGAACTTCCTAGTCATAATCCATAGCTGTTGGTTGGTGGCCATCATGGTACGGCGTCGCCGGGCGGCCATCGCTCAGATCTGGCCCAAGTACTGCCTGTTCCTCAGCATCTTCATGATCTACCAGTACATACTGTGTGTGGGCATTCCCCCTGCACTCTGTATAG ACTACCCCTGGCGATGGAACACCCCCGTCATAATCAACTCAGCACTCATCAAATGGATCTACCTCCCAGACTTCTACACCATCCCCAACTCCAAGAACCTCATTG CGGACTTTGTCCTCCTGATGTGTGCCTCTCAGCAGTGGAAGGTGTTTGAGGATgagaagagggaggagtggatggttctggctggggagaacacagaCGACCCTAACCCCATGGACGAGCGACCTTTCAACCCTGCCCCCAACTTCATCAACTGCAG gtgtTACCTGGACATGACCAAGGTGCTGGTGTTCCGTCACATGTTCTGGTTTGTCTTGTCGGTGGTGTTTGTGACGGGGGCCACCAGGATCAGTGTGTTCGGCCTGGGCTACCTGCTGGCCTGCTTCTTCTTTCTGCTCTTCGGCACCAAGCTGCTCAGGAAGACCTCCCGCACGCGCCTGGTCATGTGGGACTGCCTCATCATCTACAACGTGGCCGTAATCATCTCCAAGAACATGTTGTCT ATCTtggcctgtgtgtttgtggtggAGATGCAGAGAGGTTTCTGCTGGGTGATCCAACTCTTCAGTCTGGTCTGCACAGTGAAGGGTTACTATGACC CTAAGAGTGTGAGCGATAAGGCGTGTACTCTGcctgtagaggaggcagggatcATCTGGGACAGTATCTGCTTCTTCTTCCTCCTACTGCAGAGGAGAGTGTTCCTCAGCTGCTACTTCCTGCACGTGACAGCCGACCTGCAGGCCTCTGCCCGCCAAGCCTCCCG GGGCTTTGAGCTGTTCAGGGCCAGCATTGTGAAGAACATGCGCTTCCACCAGGAAGTAGAGAAGAAGTCCCTCTCGCAGCTCAAGAGATC GATGGAACGGATCCGCTCCAAACAGGAGAAGTGTAAAGAGGGACGTCGGAAATCGGACACCAAGGCGGATCCGGCATCAG AGCCACAGAGGGAAAAGAGAAGCCACAAGCGTGGCAAGAAGTGGCAAGAGCCCTGGCTGGACCATGCTAAAG TGTTGCATTCTGGGGATTACTACTTGTTTGAGTCAGACAGTGAGGAGGAAGAAGAACTATTTTCAGAAGAAAAAAAGCCTCAGAAACAGACTGCCTTTCAG CTGGCGTACCGGGCGTGGGTGACCAGTGCCAAGGCAACACTGAGGGAACgccaggagagacagaaagaacagaggaggctggaaagagaggagagacggcaGAGGGAACAGGACAGCTCTCCAGCATCAG GTCATGAAGGTAGTCTTGAATTTGAAGAAAGTATCTCACACGAAGAGATAGACGACAATGACGAACTGGAAGGAGAAGGCTCGG GGAAGGCAGACATCGTGCAGAGGATCCTGGACATCCTCATGTTGCTGTGGATCGTGTTCCTGGCCATGGTGGATGGCCTAACAGAGTGGCTCAACCTCATCACCAAGCAGTACGTGGACACCTCCACCGTGCTGTGCAACGAACGCTACCACCTCATACACAACGTCAgccag GGATCTCTGAGGGAGCCCATGGAGGATCAGCTGTCCCAGGGCAGCGAGAGCCCCACTATGGAGACCTGTCtgggagacatagagggagacaCGGACCACGTGAATAGAACCAGTGCCACCAG TGGGTTGGAGCTGGAGGAGCTGAGCGAGCGTGAGCGTCACAGCGGCACCACCCTGTGTTGTTCAGAGCCCACTCTGGAGCTGCTGGGGGTGGAGCCAGAACCACAGCGCATGAGCCGCTACCGCCACTCCAGGACCGCCAGCGAGATGCTCACTGACCG GCAGTTCTTTGTGGAGGAGCTGGTCCAGTGTAGAGAGTTCTACTCCTCTCAGAACCGCCTGCTGAAGCTGCAGTTTGCCCTGTACAACCTCCTGGCTGCCAACTCAGAGCTGGTGTGCTACTTCATCATCGTGCTCAACAACATGGTGACGGCCTCTGTCATCTCAGTGGTGCTGCCCATCCTCATCTTCCTCTGGGCCATGCTGGCCGTGCCACGCCCCACCAAGAAGTTCTGGATGACCGCTATTGTCTACACTGAG GTCATGGTGGTGGTAAAGTACCTGTTCCAGTTTGGTTTCTTCCCGTGGAACAGTGTATATGAGCTCACGCTGAACGAGGACAAGCCTTTCTTCCCACCTCGTATCCTGGGCCTGGAGAAGACGGATAACTACATCCGCTATGATCTGCTGCAGCTGCTGGCGCTCTTCTTCCATCGCTCACTGCTACAG CGGTATGGCCTGTGGGACCAGGAATGTGCTCTGGAGGAGAAGCCCTCGCGGCCATCAAAGGAGGCCAacaagaaggagggaggagaaggggtggaGGTCCTTGTCCATCCCAGCCCAGGACCCAGCCTCATGGACCTGGAGGATCTCAAACCGGACAAGAACCAGAAGAAGGAACCAGAGCCTGAACCAGAGCATGAACCAGAGCCCAGCACCAGCGTAGCCCCTACCCCAGAGCCGCCCCCCAGCCTGCCTGTGGAGGGACCCAAGAAGAAAGGCAGCATCATGCGCTTCCGCAAGAAACAACAACTAAGCAAAG AAGCCTTAGATATCAAGGCTGAGAAGAAGGAGCAGAAGAAGAAACAGAAGGGTAAGCGTAGAGAGGCAGCCAGTAAGAAGCTGATAGCAGTGGGAGAGAAGATCAAGCACTTCACCATCACAGC TGTGCGGGATGTCTACAAGCCTTGTCACGAATTCATCAGTGACATTTTACATGCGCCGTACCGTGCTGCCACTGATGTCTACGCCCTCATGTTCCTCACTGACGTGGTGGATTTCATCATCATTGTCTTCGGTTTCTGGGCCTTTGGA AAACACTCGGCCGCAGCAGACATTGCCTCCACGCTGTCAGAGGACCAGGTGCCCGAGGCCTTCCTGGTGATGCTGCTCATCCAGTTCAGCACCATGATCATCGACCGAGCCCTCTACCTCCGCAAGACCGTCCTGGGCAAGCTCATCTTCCAGATCATCCTGGTGTTCGGCATCCACCTCTGGATGTTCTTCATCCTGCCTGCTGTCACTGAGAG gaTGTTCAGTCAAAACTCTGTGGCTCAGCTCTGGTACTTCTTCAAGTGTATCTACTTTGCCCTGTCGGCCTATCAGATCCGCTGTGGCTACCCCACCCGGATCCTGGGCAACTTCCTCACTAAGAAGTTCAACCACCTCAACCTCTTCCTCTTCCAAGG gttcCGCTTGGTGCCTTTCCTGGTGGAGCTCCGGGCAGTGATGGACTGGGTATGGACTGAcaccactctgtccctctccaacTGGATGTGTGTGGAAGACATCTACGCCAACATCTTCATCATCAAGTGCAGCCGTGAGACAGAGAAG AAATACCCTCAGCCCAAAggccagaagaagaagaagatagtGAAGTATGGGATGGGAGGACTCATCATCTTCTTCCTCATCTGCATCATCTGGTTCCCGCTGCTCTTCATCTCATTGGTCAGATCGGTTGTGGGCGTGGTTAATCACCCTGTGGATGTCACAGTGACCGTCAAGCTAGGAGGATATGAG CCCTTGTTCACCATGAGTGTCCAGCAGCAGTCCATTCAGTCCTTCACTGAGGAGGACTACAACAAACTCACCACCAACTTCTATGACAATGCT AGGGCTATGCAGTTCATCACCCTCTACAGCTATGAGGACATAGTGACAGCTAAGATCGAGGGCAGCTCGGGGTCAGTGTGGAGGATCAGCCCACCCAGTCGACAGGAGGTGGTCAAGGAGCTGCTGGGCAGCCCTGTGGACATGACCCTACGCCTGGCCTGGACCTTCCAGAG GGACCTTGGCAAGGGCGGCACTGTGGAGCACACATCTGACAAGTACTCCATCGATCTGGATCCAGGCAACCCGGTCAGAGCAGACCTGGCTTCACTGCTAGTGGGGAACCGCACAGACCCTGT TCGTGTGCCTCACATGTTCCCCAACTATATCCGAGCACCGAACGGAGCCGAGGCCAAACCAGTCGACCAGCTGTATGAAG GTGACGAGGAGGGCTACCAGGATGTAACACTGTCTCTGATGAGGGACCGCTCTCTGAACAGCACCCGTGGGGCCCAGGAGTGGTGGGACATCAGCATCGCCGACTGTCCTCCGTCCACAGGGGCCTGCGGCGTCCTGCCCATGGTCATCTTCAACGACAAAGTCAGCCCCCCCAGCCTAGGTTTCCTGGCAGGATATGG GATCATGGGTCTGTACGTGTCTGTGGTGCTGGTGATCGGGAAGTTTGTGAGGGGCTTCTTCAGTGAGATCTCACATTCCATTATGTTTGAGGAGCTGCCCTGTGTTAATCGTATCCTCAAGCTGTGCACAGACATCTTCCTGGTCAGGGAGACAGGAGAGCTAGAGCTGGAAGAGGAGCTCTACTCCAAACTCATCTTCCTGTACCGCTCACCAGAGACTATGATTAAGTGGACAAGAGACAAGCTATCAAGTGACAATcgctag